In Streptomyces canus, one DNA window encodes the following:
- a CDS encoding transglutaminase-like domain-containing protein: MSLSFYSAQSAFSDPGDLASRYDDLPRDPGQLARVVRDVMIHRVEGELFGHTHPADRLHNDAESRYIDDVLRILVERNDAPLTVRREPDARFVGTCRDFTLLHVSLLRHVGIPARLRSGFADYFFPTRFHGDHVVTEYWDEKRGWLLADAQLTDPAITANWPVDFDPMDVPRSRFLVAGEAWRAIREGGADETEFGLHRPTEGPFWGERFVAGNIRLDLAALNKVETLLWDVWGEDEGEPGTPLPQASREFYDRVAPVVSGDVSFEAARKLFAEEDALRTPSTVTCYAPFNGAHLVTLR; encoded by the coding sequence GTGTCCCTTTCCTTCTACTCCGCCCAGAGCGCGTTCTCCGACCCGGGTGATCTCGCCTCTCGCTACGACGACCTGCCGCGCGATCCCGGCCAACTGGCCCGTGTCGTACGGGATGTGATGATCCATCGTGTCGAGGGCGAGCTCTTCGGGCACACCCATCCGGCCGACCGCCTGCACAACGACGCGGAGTCCCGCTACATCGACGACGTCCTGCGGATCCTCGTCGAGCGGAACGACGCCCCGCTGACCGTGCGCCGCGAGCCCGACGCCCGGTTCGTCGGGACCTGCCGCGACTTCACGCTGCTGCACGTCTCGTTGCTCCGCCATGTCGGCATCCCGGCCCGGCTGCGGTCCGGGTTCGCCGATTACTTCTTTCCGACCCGCTTCCACGGTGACCACGTGGTCACCGAGTACTGGGACGAGAAGCGGGGCTGGTTGCTCGCGGACGCGCAGCTGACCGACCCCGCGATCACCGCCAACTGGCCGGTGGACTTCGACCCGATGGACGTCCCCCGGTCACGTTTCCTCGTCGCCGGGGAGGCCTGGCGGGCGATCCGGGAGGGCGGGGCGGACGAGACGGAGTTCGGGCTGCACCGGCCGACCGAGGGGCCCTTCTGGGGTGAGCGGTTCGTGGCCGGGAACATCCGGCTCGACCTTGCCGCGCTGAACAAGGTGGAGACGCTGCTGTGGGACGTCTGGGGTGAGGACGAGGGGGAGCCGGGGACGCCGTTGCCGCAGGCGTCGCGGGAGTTCTACGACCGGGTGGCGCCCGTGGTGAGCGGGGACGTGTCGTTCGAGGCCGCGCGCAAGCTGTTCGCCGAGGAGGATGCGCTGCGGACGCCGTCAACGGTCACGTGTTACGCACCCTTCAACGGGGCGCACCTTGTCACCTTGCGTTAA
- a CDS encoding purine-cytosine permease family protein: MTTAPADSAGPLAPAYGDKVIAVESAGSEPIPESERHGGPLQLLWTWASPNIEFATVFIGVIAVLFFGLSFWQATAAIVLGTALGALTQGVLSLDGPRFGVPQMVIGRLSFGHRGNILPAAANGLVAGVGWFAVNSVSAAFALNTLTGLRPLPSLLLVVAAEILIGFIGHNFVHVFEKYAFPALAVIFLLAGVWTFKDADLGGGGTGGGIGGFLLAFSAAWGYAAGWNPYASDYSRYLPRTANKARTVLYPALGLFLSVTVVAVIGAASATIVAPKDATPTAAFTGHLPGWLGDLVLLAIILGAVSANALNVYSGAISIASFGLNLPAWLSRSVLVVVSGVAGTAAAWASLSDAGAAYEAFLLVIAYWVAPWLGVVLVERWLRARVSQEQSAARLTDRSFTNWPGLAALLIGVAVSVPLFSNQEDYVGYVPEHWPSFGDITPVVGFAVSAVLYAALRTRSPAR, from the coding sequence ATGACGACAGCTCCCGCCGACTCCGCCGGCCCCCTCGCCCCCGCCTATGGTGACAAGGTCATCGCCGTCGAGTCGGCGGGCTCAGAACCCATCCCCGAGTCCGAACGCCACGGCGGTCCACTGCAACTGCTGTGGACCTGGGCCTCTCCGAACATCGAGTTCGCCACCGTCTTCATCGGTGTGATCGCGGTCCTCTTCTTCGGTCTGAGCTTCTGGCAGGCCACGGCCGCCATCGTGCTCGGCACCGCGCTCGGCGCGCTCACCCAGGGCGTGCTGTCCCTGGACGGGCCGCGGTTCGGGGTGCCGCAGATGGTGATCGGCCGCCTCTCCTTCGGGCACCGCGGCAACATCCTGCCCGCCGCGGCCAACGGCCTGGTGGCGGGCGTCGGCTGGTTCGCCGTGAACAGCGTGAGCGCGGCCTTCGCCCTCAACACCCTCACCGGACTACGGCCGTTGCCGTCCCTCCTGCTCGTGGTGGCCGCCGAGATCCTGATCGGTTTCATCGGCCACAACTTCGTCCACGTCTTCGAGAAGTACGCCTTCCCCGCCCTCGCGGTGATCTTCCTGCTGGCCGGGGTGTGGACCTTCAAGGACGCGGACCTGGGCGGGGGCGGCACGGGCGGCGGAATCGGCGGCTTCCTGCTCGCGTTCAGCGCGGCCTGGGGCTACGCGGCGGGCTGGAACCCGTACGCCTCGGACTACTCGCGCTATCTCCCCCGTACGGCGAACAAGGCCAGGACGGTCCTGTACCCGGCGCTCGGCCTGTTCCTGTCGGTCACCGTGGTCGCGGTGATCGGCGCGGCCTCGGCGACCATCGTGGCCCCGAAGGACGCGACCCCGACGGCGGCCTTCACCGGCCATCTCCCGGGCTGGCTCGGCGACCTGGTGCTGCTCGCGATCATCCTGGGCGCGGTCTCGGCGAACGCCCTCAACGTGTACTCCGGCGCGATCTCGATCGCCTCCTTCGGCCTGAACCTTCCCGCCTGGCTGAGCCGGAGCGTGCTGGTCGTGGTGTCCGGGGTCGCCGGTACGGCGGCGGCGTGGGCGTCGCTCTCGGACGCGGGGGCGGCGTACGAGGCGTTCCTGCTGGTGATCGCGTACTGGGTGGCGCCGTGGCTGGGCGTGGTCCTGGTGGAGCGGTGGCTGCGGGCACGGGTGTCCCAGGAGCAGTCGGCGGCCCGGCTGACCGACCGCTCCTTCACCAACTGGCCGGGGCTCGCAGCCCTGTTGATCGGCGTGGCGGTCTCCGTGCCGCTCTTCTCCAACCAGGAGGACTACGTCGGCTACGTGCCGGAGCACTGGCCGTCGTTCGGGGACATCACCCCCGTGGTCGGCTTCGCGGTGAGCGCGGTGCTGTACGCGGCGCTGCGCACGCGGTCACCGGCGCGGTGA
- a CDS encoding quinone oxidoreductase family protein, with amino-acid sequence MRAVEIQEYGGPEVLKVVEADVPEPGPGQVSVDVAYAGVNFADLKARSEGYRVPALPFVPGLEVSGRVRALGEGVTGLSVGQEVTAALTVGGGYADVAVADTVNVFPLPPGVGLRAAATLPAVLPTAYALVHTVGRLRAGETVLVQGAAGGIGTATGQLAKAAGATVYGVVSGEAKAAYAREHGYDEVFVGDFEQAVREATGGRGVDLALDPVGGDTLRASLASLAVYGRLISFGNASGAPAWTVGQPELYPLGLSVGGFSILTLAQKAPAELRTLSERAFATVADGTVSLPVTAEFDLEEAAEAHRLMGARTSTGKLLLRVGG; translated from the coding sequence ATGCGCGCGGTAGAGATCCAGGAATACGGCGGTCCCGAGGTCCTCAAGGTCGTCGAGGCGGACGTCCCCGAGCCGGGCCCCGGTCAGGTGAGCGTCGACGTGGCGTACGCCGGGGTGAACTTCGCCGACCTCAAGGCGCGTTCGGAGGGCTACCGGGTGCCGGCGCTGCCCTTCGTCCCCGGTCTGGAGGTGTCCGGGCGGGTCCGGGCCCTCGGAGAGGGCGTGACCGGTCTGAGCGTCGGCCAGGAGGTGACCGCCGCCCTGACGGTGGGCGGCGGCTACGCGGACGTGGCCGTGGCCGACACGGTCAACGTCTTCCCGCTCCCGCCCGGCGTCGGACTGCGTGCGGCGGCCACCCTGCCGGCGGTCCTCCCGACGGCGTACGCCCTCGTGCACACCGTCGGCCGGCTCCGGGCGGGGGAGACGGTCCTGGTCCAGGGAGCGGCGGGCGGAATCGGCACGGCGACCGGCCAGTTGGCCAAGGCGGCCGGCGCCACGGTGTACGGCGTGGTGTCCGGCGAGGCCAAGGCGGCGTACGCCCGCGAGCACGGGTACGACGAGGTGTTCGTCGGCGACTTCGAGCAGGCGGTACGGGAGGCGACCGGCGGGCGCGGGGTCGACCTGGCCCTGGACCCGGTCGGCGGCGACACCCTCCGCGCCTCCCTGGCCTCCCTCGCCGTCTACGGCCGCCTGATCTCCTTCGGCAACGCGAGCGGGGCGCCGGCGTGGACCGTGGGCCAGCCCGAGCTGTACCCCCTCGGCCTCTCCGTCGGCGGCTTCTCCATCCTCACGCTCGCGCAGAAGGCCCCGGCCGAGCTGCGGACGCTGTCCGAGCGGGCGTTCGCGACGGTGGCCGACGGCACGGTGTCCCTGCCGGTCACCGCGGAGTTCGACCTCGAGGAGGCGGCGGAGGCGCACCGGCTGATGGGGGCGCGGACGAGCACGGGCAAGCTCCTGCTGAGGGTCGGCGGCTGA
- a CDS encoding PucR family transcriptional regulator, producing the protein MPALTLREILALDPVHAAEPELLAGHTALDRPVRWVHSSEVYEGANFLDGGELLLTNGFGLMDADDEVRRRYVRELASRGVAGLAVEVGRSLPAMPAEVVDEARRRELPLLAMHRVVPFVRITEAANRAIVARGLSGRAVVRPWGDDHTAALLADLADRAALNQPEVEARAALAGFHPGPGARLVGVSLHGTREVGTVDRAVRLLGGAGVLRAAFPGDVLALLSLPGARPGDPVKAVQEAFRTMSAPGLTVAVGHAVAEGSGWLRWSDTLRAARTTLELALTVPAAEPAVPDGPLVTSSRALALERELTRGGLDANRERLAALVQHALGPLLAWEAAHPSDLVRTLETHLRNGCSPTRTAALLHIGRQSLYQRLDRIETLLGLDINDPDLLGELLTATCAHRLVERPEGARGTARPATTAPHFKRTA; encoded by the coding sequence ATGCCCGCACTCACCCTTCGCGAGATCCTTGCCCTCGATCCCGTCCACGCCGCCGAGCCCGAGCTGCTGGCCGGACACACCGCTCTGGACCGTCCGGTGCGCTGGGTCCATTCCAGCGAGGTCTACGAGGGCGCGAACTTCCTGGACGGCGGCGAGCTGCTGCTCACCAACGGTTTCGGGCTGATGGACGCCGACGACGAGGTCCGCCGTCGTTACGTCCGCGAGCTGGCCTCCCGGGGCGTGGCCGGGCTGGCCGTGGAGGTCGGGCGGTCCCTGCCGGCGATGCCCGCCGAGGTGGTCGACGAGGCCCGCCGCCGTGAGCTGCCGCTCCTGGCCATGCACCGGGTCGTGCCCTTCGTCCGGATCACGGAGGCCGCCAACCGGGCGATCGTGGCCCGCGGGCTGTCGGGCCGTGCGGTCGTACGGCCATGGGGCGACGACCATACGGCGGCGCTGCTCGCCGACCTGGCCGACCGGGCGGCGCTGAACCAGCCGGAGGTGGAGGCGCGGGCGGCGCTCGCGGGCTTCCATCCCGGCCCCGGTGCCCGCCTGGTCGGCGTGTCCCTGCACGGCACGCGGGAGGTCGGGACGGTCGACCGCGCGGTACGGCTGCTCGGCGGTGCGGGCGTGCTGCGGGCCGCGTTCCCGGGGGACGTGCTGGCCCTGCTGTCGCTGCCCGGGGCGCGCCCCGGTGACCCGGTGAAGGCGGTCCAAGAGGCCTTCCGCACGATGTCCGCCCCTGGCCTCACGGTGGCCGTGGGTCACGCTGTCGCCGAGGGCAGCGGCTGGCTGCGCTGGAGCGACACGCTGCGGGCGGCCCGTACGACATTGGAGTTGGCGCTGACCGTCCCGGCCGCGGAGCCGGCTGTACCGGACGGCCCTCTGGTGACCTCGTCGAGGGCGCTGGCCCTGGAACGCGAACTGACCAGGGGCGGCCTGGACGCCAACCGGGAACGCCTCGCGGCGCTGGTGCAACACGCCCTGGGGCCGTTGCTGGCCTGGGAGGCAGCTCACCCGAGCGATCTGGTCCGCACCCTGGAGACCCACCTCCGCAACGGCTGCTCCCCGACCCGCACCGCGGCCCTGCTCCACATCGGCCGCCAGTCCCTTTACCAACGCCTGGACCGCATAGAGACGTTGCTGGGACTGGACATCAACGACCCGGACCTGCTGGGCGAGTTGCTGACGGCAACATGTGCGCACCGGCTGGTGGAGCGCCCCGAAGGGGCGCGGGGCACTGCGCGACCAGCCACGACGGCGCCGCACTTCAAACGAACCGCTTAA
- a CDS encoding PLD nuclease N-terminal domain-containing protein, with protein MFRLLMYLIPLALTIYAFIDCLNTPEDEAKHLPKIAWVFIILLFWIVGPVAWLAAGKLRTPPANGRTPSEWHRNHRMEYVAPDDNPEFLNSLKADNKKDEALLKDWEADLRRREEELKRRESGEDPRAD; from the coding sequence ATGTTCCGGCTGCTGATGTACCTGATCCCGCTGGCGCTGACGATCTACGCGTTCATCGACTGCCTCAACACCCCCGAGGACGAGGCCAAGCACCTCCCCAAGATCGCCTGGGTCTTCATCATCCTGCTGTTCTGGATCGTCGGCCCCGTCGCGTGGCTCGCGGCCGGCAAGCTGCGCACCCCGCCGGCGAACGGCCGTACGCCCTCGGAGTGGCACCGCAACCACCGCATGGAGTACGTCGCTCCCGACGACAACCCCGAGTTCCTGAACTCCCTGAAGGCGGACAACAAGAAGGACGAGGCGCTCCTCAAGGACTGGGAGGCCGACCTGCGCCGCCGCGAGGAGGAGCTGAAGCGCCGGGAGTCCGGCGAGGACCCCAGGGCCGACTGA
- a CDS encoding ArsR/SmtB family transcription factor, producing MSTPRHRTAPEHLHPDDVPVLTALAALADPVRLTLVRELAGSPEWSRACGTFDVPVGKAGLSHHFAVLRAAGLVEQRDEGPRRVNRLRRAEFDARFPGLLDLVLRPDS from the coding sequence ATGAGCACTCCCCGGCACCGGACCGCCCCCGAGCACCTCCACCCGGACGACGTCCCGGTGCTCACCGCGCTCGCCGCGCTCGCCGATCCCGTCCGTCTGACCCTGGTGCGGGAACTGGCGGGCTCGCCCGAGTGGAGCCGGGCCTGCGGCACCTTCGACGTGCCCGTCGGCAAGGCGGGGCTCAGCCACCACTTCGCGGTGCTGCGCGCGGCCGGGCTCGTGGAGCAACGGGACGAGGGACCGAGGCGCGTCAACCGGCTCCGGCGCGCGGAGTTCGACGCCCGCTTCCCGGGACTGCTGGACCTCGTGCTCCGACCGGACTCCTGA
- a CDS encoding nucleoside deaminase: MDQAQAHTWLATAVEEARAGLAEGGIPIGAALYGVDGTLLGRGHNRRVQDDDPSMHAETAAFRAAGRQRSYRGTTMVTTLSPCWYCSGLVRQFGIGRVVVGEAATFHGGHDWLAEHGVEIVLVDDPECVRLMRDFIEKNPALWNEDIGD; encoded by the coding sequence ATGGATCAGGCACAGGCTCACACGTGGCTCGCCACCGCCGTCGAGGAGGCCCGCGCCGGGCTCGCCGAGGGCGGCATCCCCATCGGGGCCGCGCTCTACGGCGTCGACGGCACCCTCCTCGGGCGCGGCCACAACCGGCGCGTCCAGGACGACGACCCCTCGATGCACGCGGAGACGGCCGCCTTCCGGGCGGCGGGACGGCAGCGGTCGTATCGCGGAACGACGATGGTGACCACCCTCTCGCCCTGCTGGTACTGCTCCGGTCTGGTCCGGCAGTTCGGGATCGGGCGGGTCGTCGTCGGGGAGGCCGCCACCTTCCACGGCGGGCACGACTGGCTGGCCGAGCACGGTGTGGAGATCGTGCTCGTCGACGATCCCGAGTGCGTCCGGCTGATGCGCGACTTCATCGAGAAGAACCCGGCACTGTGGAACGAGGACATCGGTGATTGA
- a CDS encoding isopenicillin N synthase family dioxygenase yields the protein MIDTPKPRIPTIDLRPWLAGDPDARAAIARTLDEALQTAGFFLVTGHGVDPALRSRIREAARTFFRMPVDVKQPYSAKVGGRGWLGPGAEANGYSEGTETPPDLKESLTFATHEPFEDPVVNAEWYAPNVWPAEVPELQSLCEQYLERMGELEKGLLSLLGEALGLEPDFFSRHMDHPTYGFNINWYPGAEVIGEPQPGQFRIGPHTDFGTVTILDRQAGKGGLQVFTDEGGWEDAPFDPDAFTINIGDLMARWTGDRWRSGRHRVLPPPADAPAEELMSLVYFGECTPGTTVESVPAPVGRVAHEPVDSHVYLRAKLDSITVD from the coding sequence GTGATTGACACCCCCAAGCCCCGCATCCCGACCATCGATCTGCGGCCCTGGCTCGCCGGGGACCCCGACGCCCGCGCCGCCATCGCCCGCACCCTGGACGAGGCCCTCCAGACCGCCGGGTTCTTCCTGGTCACCGGGCACGGCGTCGACCCGGCGCTGCGCTCCCGGATCCGGGAGGCCGCGCGGACGTTCTTCCGGATGCCCGTGGACGTCAAGCAGCCGTACTCCGCGAAGGTCGGCGGTCGCGGCTGGCTCGGTCCCGGCGCCGAGGCCAACGGCTACTCGGAGGGAACCGAGACCCCGCCGGACCTGAAGGAGTCGCTGACCTTCGCCACCCACGAGCCCTTCGAGGACCCGGTCGTCAACGCGGAGTGGTACGCGCCGAACGTCTGGCCCGCCGAGGTGCCCGAGCTCCAGTCGCTGTGCGAGCAGTACCTGGAGCGGATGGGCGAGCTGGAGAAGGGGCTGCTGTCGCTCCTCGGCGAGGCCCTCGGGCTCGAACCCGACTTCTTCTCCCGGCACATGGACCATCCGACGTACGGCTTCAACATCAACTGGTACCCGGGCGCGGAGGTGATCGGAGAGCCGCAGCCGGGGCAGTTCCGCATCGGCCCGCACACCGACTTCGGCACGGTGACGATCCTCGACCGGCAGGCCGGCAAGGGCGGTCTCCAGGTGTTCACGGACGAGGGCGGCTGGGAGGACGCGCCCTTCGACCCGGACGCCTTCACCATCAACATCGGTGACCTGATGGCCCGTTGGACGGGAGACCGGTGGCGGTCCGGACGGCACCGGGTGCTGCCGCCGCCGGCCGACGCGCCCGCCGAGGAGCTGATGTCCCTCGTCTACTTCGGTGAGTGCACCCCGGGCACGACCGTCGAGTCGGTACCGGCACCGGTCGGGCGGGTGGCGCACGAACCCGTCGACTCCCACGTGTACTTGAGGGCGAAGCTGGACTCGATCACGGTCGACTGA